One genomic segment of Prosthecobacter fusiformis includes these proteins:
- a CDS encoding penicillin-binding transpeptidase domain-containing protein, translating to MQTVFHHPWPLLALSFGLLSTAPSLSAQDAPKALPVENVTVGNTGDDKKKGDLSATLLTQKEARTMRLSIPAPRGQIVDRNGIALAQNRVVNYLALNFPFMDKATPEKILAFAKGKIDAANRVLGKTWSLPDDRLLSHYEHRRWLPLVFSIEEGLNVEITADQQKALRPLLEDGLLLQPAYIRYYPKADSACHIVGYTGKTRPLPLGPIADGDQLFEELEGREGLEVTFDSWLKGIPGEINLLFDPDGKLLADEVLRRPSPGRTVVTTLDYNLQKYAENALKKAARNGGAMVIMDIRNGDILAMASNPGYNLNDFVPGIRSARWEELTSDPKQPTLARAFRGEYPPASTFKIVTALGALESGKVTASTAFNCGISYLVGDRYFHNWNLKSDEGAMNVITAIKRSCNTWFYQAALAAGSDPVTNMALRLGFGERTGIPIKAESKGNVPTNADHRILGGELANIAIGQGAVLVTPLQACQAMAALGDGVNMPQPRLVKQVQTIGEMVVDAAEPTTRRPVNLDPAHRDAVIKGMVAVVSGSGGTGRAAGIKKAQIAGKTGTAQWRVAKDQNLAWFTGFLPASQPVLAFAVVYEGRPGETVSGGAVAAPIVNEVFTKYFEGAPTDDPLVAAMKDVPQALAVDEGEMEGVPEIESRPAQPMEPPPPPEQKTLGGFFRRLFKRTP from the coding sequence ATGCAGACTGTGTTTCACCACCCCTGGCCATTGCTGGCCCTCAGCTTTGGCCTTCTCAGCACCGCCCCATCCCTGTCGGCACAGGATGCACCCAAGGCGCTTCCCGTGGAAAACGTCACCGTGGGCAATACTGGCGATGACAAGAAAAAAGGCGACCTTTCAGCCACCCTGCTCACCCAGAAAGAGGCCCGCACCATGCGCCTCAGCATTCCGGCTCCTCGCGGCCAGATTGTGGACCGCAATGGCATCGCCCTAGCCCAAAATCGCGTCGTCAACTATCTGGCTCTGAACTTTCCATTCATGGACAAGGCCACGCCGGAGAAAATCCTCGCCTTCGCCAAAGGCAAGATTGATGCCGCCAACCGCGTCCTGGGTAAAACCTGGTCCCTTCCCGATGACCGCCTGCTCAGCCACTACGAGCACCGCCGCTGGCTGCCCCTCGTCTTTTCCATTGAGGAAGGACTGAATGTGGAGATCACTGCCGACCAACAGAAAGCCCTGCGGCCCCTCCTCGAAGACGGCCTGCTGCTTCAGCCTGCCTACATCCGCTATTACCCGAAGGCTGACAGCGCTTGTCACATCGTTGGTTATACCGGTAAAACACGCCCCCTGCCCCTCGGCCCTATTGCTGACGGCGACCAGCTCTTTGAAGAACTCGAAGGCCGCGAAGGCCTGGAAGTCACCTTCGATAGCTGGCTCAAAGGCATTCCAGGTGAGATAAACCTGCTCTTCGATCCGGATGGAAAACTCCTGGCCGATGAAGTCCTGCGCCGCCCTTCCCCTGGTCGCACCGTCGTCACCACCCTGGATTACAACCTCCAAAAATACGCCGAAAACGCCCTCAAAAAAGCAGCACGCAACGGCGGTGCCATGGTCATCATGGACATCCGCAACGGCGACATCCTGGCCATGGCTTCCAACCCAGGTTACAACCTTAACGATTTTGTCCCTGGCATACGTTCCGCCCGTTGGGAGGAACTGACCAGCGATCCCAAGCAGCCCACCCTCGCCCGCGCCTTCCGTGGCGAATATCCACCGGCCTCCACCTTTAAGATCGTCACTGCCCTCGGCGCACTGGAGAGTGGCAAAGTCACGGCCAGCACCGCCTTCAATTGCGGCATCTCCTACCTCGTCGGCGACCGCTATTTCCATAACTGGAACCTCAAATCTGATGAAGGTGCCATGAACGTCATCACGGCCATCAAGCGTTCCTGCAATACCTGGTTTTATCAGGCCGCCCTCGCCGCAGGTTCAGATCCCGTTACCAACATGGCCCTTCGTTTGGGCTTTGGCGAGCGCACCGGCATTCCTATCAAGGCGGAATCCAAAGGCAATGTCCCCACCAATGCAGACCACCGCATTCTCGGCGGTGAACTTGCCAACATTGCCATCGGCCAGGGGGCCGTTCTCGTCACCCCGTTGCAGGCCTGCCAGGCCATGGCCGCCCTGGGAGATGGCGTCAACATGCCGCAGCCCCGTCTCGTCAAACAGGTGCAGACCATCGGTGAAATGGTCGTGGATGCAGCGGAGCCCACCACCCGCCGCCCTGTCAATCTGGATCCCGCCCACCGGGATGCTGTGATTAAAGGCATGGTTGCCGTGGTTTCCGGCAGCGGCGGTACTGGCCGTGCGGCAGGCATCAAAAAAGCCCAGATCGCCGGCAAGACAGGTACAGCTCAGTGGCGCGTAGCCAAAGACCAAAACCTCGCCTGGTTCACTGGCTTCCTGCCCGCCAGTCAACCCGTCCTGGCCTTTGCCGTCGTTTATGAAGGCCGCCCCGGTGAAACCGTTAGCGGTGGTGCCGTTGCCGCCCCGATCGTCAATGAAGTCTTCACCAAATACTTCGAGGGTGCCCCCACCGATGATCCTCTCGTCGCTGCCATGAAAGACGTCCCACAGGCCCTCGCGGTGGACGAAGGCGAAATGGAAGGCGTCCCTGAAATTGAATCCCGTCCTGCCCAGCCGATGGAGCCGCCCCCACCGCCAGAACAAAAAACTCTGGGTGGCTTCTTCCGTCGCCTTTTCAAGCGTACGCCTTGA
- a CDS encoding dihydrodipicolinate synthase family protein, with the protein MISHPITGLVAATHTPFHADGSLNLGMVEKQAAHLQHTGIAAAFIGGTTGESHSLSLDERKALTKRWMEVTAGSSLKVVVHVGANCLGDVAALAAQAQEVGADAISALAPSYFKPRSVASLVDCCVQITAAAPELPFFLYDIPSFTGISLSMPEFLTMGAERLPTLAGIKFTNPDGMMFQQCLYHSDSAFSILWGTDECLIAGLALGATGAVGSTYNFAAPIYQRIIRAFGENDFVTARAEQKRSVELVARLASVGYMGAAKSVMKILGVDVGPARLPHTNLDAAQEKALQADLEEMGLLSAEFRV; encoded by the coding sequence ATGATCTCCCATCCCATTACCGGTCTCGTTGCCGCCACACACACGCCTTTTCATGCTGACGGCTCCTTGAATCTGGGGATGGTGGAAAAGCAGGCGGCGCATCTTCAGCACACGGGTATTGCGGCGGCCTTCATCGGTGGCACCACAGGTGAAAGCCATTCGCTGAGCCTGGATGAACGCAAGGCGCTGACGAAAAGGTGGATGGAGGTGACTGCTGGCAGCAGCCTAAAGGTGGTGGTGCATGTGGGGGCAAACTGCCTGGGGGATGTGGCGGCATTAGCTGCCCAGGCCCAGGAGGTGGGGGCGGATGCGATCAGTGCGCTGGCACCGAGCTACTTCAAACCGCGTAGTGTGGCGTCTCTGGTGGACTGCTGTGTGCAGATCACGGCGGCGGCTCCAGAGCTGCCGTTCTTTCTGTATGACATTCCTTCCTTCACGGGGATCTCTCTTTCGATGCCGGAGTTTTTGACGATGGGTGCTGAGCGTCTTCCGACACTCGCGGGAATCAAGTTTACTAACCCCGATGGGATGATGTTTCAGCAGTGCCTCTATCACAGTGATAGCGCTTTTTCCATCCTGTGGGGGACGGATGAATGCTTGATCGCAGGTCTGGCGCTGGGCGCGACGGGTGCGGTGGGCAGCACGTATAATTTTGCGGCACCGATTTATCAGCGGATCATCCGGGCCTTTGGCGAAAACGATTTTGTGACGGCACGGGCGGAGCAGAAACGCTCGGTCGAACTGGTGGCTCGCCTGGCCTCCGTCGGCTACATGGGCGCGGCGAAGAGTGTTATGAAGATCCTGGGTGTGGACGTGGGTCCGGCGCGGCTGCCACATACCAATCTGGATGCGGCTCAGGAGAAGGCATTGCAGGCGGATCTGGAGGAGATGGGGCTGCTGAGCGCGGAGTTTAGGGTTTGA
- a CDS encoding NAD(P)H-dependent glycerol-3-phosphate dehydrogenase, giving the protein MPSPLPYTNALVIGAGSWGTALTAVLADRGLQVQFWGRDHELMDEIQSTRRNSRYLPGLVLPSSIQATASLNDLQPANLVVFVVPSKAVRETASTMASLPALQSARVLISCAKGIEMNTGRRLTQILHESFPTTPLAVLTGPNHAEEVSQRMATAAVVACENDDIARDVQCCFTLPWFRTYTSDDVTGVEWAGAMKNPYAIAAGIALGLKLGDNAIAALVTRALAEMVRMGIAMGGRAESFMGLGGVGDLMATCYSEHSRNHRVGRLLGEGMPLQEIMSSTRMVAEGVPNTASLHEAAKAKGVRTPLLDEIYAMLYQAKPAKEAMRALLSRDPRSETE; this is encoded by the coding sequence ATGCCATCCCCCCTGCCCTACACCAACGCACTCGTCATCGGAGCCGGAAGCTGGGGCACCGCCCTCACCGCCGTCTTGGCTGACCGGGGGCTGCAAGTCCAGTTCTGGGGCCGTGACCATGAACTCATGGATGAAATCCAGAGCACCCGGCGGAACTCCCGTTACCTCCCCGGCCTCGTGCTCCCTTCCAGCATCCAGGCCACCGCCAGTCTGAATGACCTCCAGCCAGCCAACTTAGTCGTCTTCGTCGTTCCTTCCAAAGCCGTGCGTGAAACCGCCAGCACCATGGCCTCATTGCCCGCGCTCCAGTCAGCAAGGGTGCTTATCTCCTGCGCTAAAGGCATCGAAATGAATACCGGCAGGCGTCTCACCCAGATCCTTCACGAATCCTTTCCCACCACACCCCTCGCCGTCCTCACAGGTCCTAATCACGCCGAGGAAGTCTCCCAGCGCATGGCCACCGCTGCCGTTGTCGCCTGTGAAAACGACGACATCGCCCGGGATGTCCAGTGCTGCTTTACCCTCCCCTGGTTCCGCACCTATACCAGCGACGACGTCACCGGTGTCGAGTGGGCAGGCGCCATGAAAAACCCCTATGCCATCGCCGCAGGCATCGCCCTGGGTTTGAAACTCGGAGACAACGCCATCGCCGCCCTCGTCACCCGCGCCCTGGCTGAAATGGTCCGCATGGGCATCGCCATGGGCGGCCGGGCGGAGTCCTTCATGGGCCTCGGCGGCGTGGGCGACCTCATGGCCACTTGCTATTCCGAGCACAGTCGCAATCACCGTGTCGGCCGCCTCCTCGGGGAGGGAATGCCACTTCAGGAGATCATGTCCAGCACCCGCATGGTGGCGGAAGGTGTGCCGAATACCGCCAGCCTGCATGAAGCCGCCAAGGCCAAAGGCGTGCGCACTCCCCTGCTGGATGAAATCTACGCCATGCTCTACCAGGCCAAGCCCGCCAAAGAAGCGATGCGCGCCTTACTCTCCCGCGATCCCCGCTCGGAGACGGAATAG
- a CDS encoding AGE family epimerase/isomerase — protein sequence MNPLTHLAGRRELAAFYQKTLLEDVMPFWLKHGMDAELDGIFTALDRDGSLLDTDKSIWFQGRAGWMFSTVYNTVAQDRAWFDAAGSCLAFLEKHGYATDGKLFFTVTREGKPLRMRRYAYSEAFAAMGHAAYAKASGDHHYVEAAVRDFSFYLRHSFEPGYMMPKVDSNTRPMVSIGALMIGIVTAQELRANLGHVDVAGRSATEWIDLFILDIQRLFFKPELEVLLETVAPDGSILDHLEGRILNPGHAIECAWFILHEGRMRGEKSYIDLGLRILDCMWKWGWDEEMGGLFYYRDVYGKPVQEYWQDMKFWWPHNEAIIATLLAYEVSGDAKYAAMHQQVHDWSFAHFPDAEHGEWYGYLHRDGSVAQKAKGNMFKGPFHLPRMLLYCGELLKESTIARA from the coding sequence ATGAATCCCCTCACCCATCTGGCAGGCCGCCGTGAACTGGCTGCTTTTTACCAAAAGACCCTGCTGGAAGATGTGATGCCCTTTTGGCTCAAACATGGGATGGATGCTGAGCTGGATGGAATCTTCACGGCGCTGGACCGAGATGGCAGTCTTTTGGATACGGATAAAAGCATCTGGTTCCAGGGGCGTGCGGGCTGGATGTTTTCCACAGTGTATAACACGGTGGCACAAGATCGGGCCTGGTTTGATGCAGCGGGTTCATGCTTGGCCTTTTTGGAAAAGCACGGTTATGCGACGGATGGAAAACTTTTCTTCACGGTGACACGCGAGGGCAAACCCTTGCGCATGCGCAGGTATGCTTACAGCGAGGCCTTTGCTGCGATGGGCCATGCGGCCTATGCCAAGGCATCCGGGGATCATCATTATGTGGAGGCAGCGGTGCGGGATTTTTCTTTTTACCTGCGGCACTCCTTTGAGCCGGGGTACATGATGCCAAAGGTGGACTCGAATACGCGGCCGATGGTGAGCATCGGAGCGCTGATGATCGGCATCGTGACGGCGCAGGAACTGCGCGCGAACTTGGGGCATGTGGATGTGGCGGGGCGCAGTGCGACGGAATGGATCGATCTTTTCATCCTGGATATTCAGCGGCTGTTTTTCAAACCGGAGCTGGAGGTGCTGCTGGAAACGGTGGCCCCGGATGGCAGCATTTTAGATCATTTAGAGGGACGAATTTTGAATCCGGGGCATGCCATTGAGTGTGCTTGGTTCATTCTTCATGAAGGGCGGATGCGGGGTGAAAAGAGCTACATTGATCTGGGGCTGCGCATCCTGGACTGCATGTGGAAGTGGGGCTGGGATGAGGAAATGGGCGGGCTGTTTTACTACCGCGATGTGTATGGAAAACCGGTGCAGGAATACTGGCAGGATATGAAATTTTGGTGGCCGCATAATGAGGCGATCATTGCCACACTGCTGGCCTATGAAGTGAGCGGGGATGCCAAATATGCCGCGATGCATCAGCAGGTGCATGATTGGAGCTTTGCCCATTTTCCAGACGCTGAGCATGGCGAATGGTATGGGTATCTGCATCGAGATGGCAGTGTGGCGCAGAAGGCCAAAGGCAATATGTTCAAAGGCCCCTTTCATCTACCGAGGATGCTCTTGTATTGCGGTGAGCTTTTGAAGGAATCAACCATCGCCCGCGCCTAA
- the ilvE gene encoding branched-chain-amino-acid transaminase, which translates to MASSPLLIYLDDKLVPESEAKVSVFDHGLLYGDGCFEGIRIYNGRVFRLTEHLVRLYESARSICLTIPISIEEMEKATVETVAANNLRDGYIRLVITRGVGSLGLNPYQCPKAGIIIIASGITLYPKEKYETGLNLITCATRRPPPAALSPQVKSLNYLNNIMAKIECIQAGCEEGIMLNEQGYVAECTGDNIFVIKGGQVYTPTIASGALNGITRQAVMDVMREMGLQVHEVTMTRHEVYTADECFLTGTAAEVIPAVQYDRRPIGDGKPGKLTAQIITKFKELANSSGTEVYSTRD; encoded by the coding sequence ATGGCATCATCCCCTCTGCTCATTTATCTCGACGACAAGCTTGTTCCTGAATCCGAGGCCAAGGTGTCCGTCTTCGACCATGGTCTGCTTTATGGTGATGGCTGTTTTGAAGGTATCCGCATTTACAATGGCCGCGTCTTCCGTCTGACGGAGCATCTGGTGCGGCTTTATGAAAGCGCCCGCTCCATCTGCCTGACCATCCCCATCTCCATCGAGGAAATGGAAAAGGCCACCGTGGAAACAGTCGCCGCGAATAACCTGCGCGACGGTTACATCCGCCTCGTCATCACCCGCGGTGTCGGTTCCCTGGGTCTCAATCCTTACCAGTGCCCGAAAGCAGGCATCATCATCATCGCCAGCGGCATCACGCTTTATCCGAAGGAGAAGTATGAAACCGGCCTGAACCTCATCACCTGCGCCACCCGCCGCCCACCTCCGGCCGCCCTCAGCCCGCAGGTGAAAAGCCTGAATTACCTCAACAACATCATGGCCAAGATCGAATGCATCCAGGCCGGATGTGAAGAAGGGATCATGCTCAATGAGCAGGGTTACGTGGCCGAATGTACGGGAGACAACATCTTCGTCATTAAAGGCGGGCAGGTCTATACCCCCACCATCGCCAGCGGTGCACTCAACGGCATCACCCGTCAGGCGGTGATGGATGTCATGCGTGAAATGGGCCTTCAGGTCCATGAAGTCACCATGACCCGGCATGAAGTCTATACCGCCGATGAATGTTTCCTCACCGGCACCGCCGCCGAGGTCATCCCCGCTGTCCAGTATGACCGCCGCCCTATCGGCGATGGCAAGCCTGGCAAACTCACCGCCCAGATCATCACCAAGTTCAAAGAACTGGCGAATTCCTCGGGCACGGAAGTTTACAGCACTCGTGACTAA
- a CDS encoding TetR/AcrR family transcriptional regulator, which translates to MDESLKKQPRLGARERIVETALKLFYRDGLRATGIDKVIAESGVAKMSLYRHFPSKSLLVAECLRLRSQSWISWFQPAVEKKLRMPGAGLEVIADVLRTWFAKADFRGCPFINAQAETPASDEDVLEVIREHKRVLESWLVELAIRLEYATPKQTAAAVMIVMDGMMVRAQMTRDATVNDAGHVLLKKFSRHVHRDELQEEGEAAQLYLPGL; encoded by the coding sequence ATGGATGAGTCCTTGAAGAAACAGCCCCGGCTTGGTGCACGTGAGCGCATCGTCGAGACGGCTTTAAAATTGTTTTATCGCGATGGATTGAGGGCGACAGGGATTGATAAAGTGATCGCCGAATCCGGGGTGGCAAAGATGTCTTTGTACCGGCATTTTCCGTCAAAGAGTTTGCTTGTCGCAGAGTGTCTGAGGCTGCGGAGCCAAAGCTGGATTTCGTGGTTCCAACCTGCGGTCGAAAAGAAGCTGCGAATGCCTGGCGCTGGGCTGGAAGTGATCGCTGATGTACTGCGCACCTGGTTTGCGAAAGCTGATTTTCGAGGGTGTCCTTTTATCAATGCACAGGCTGAGACGCCTGCTTCTGATGAAGACGTCCTCGAAGTGATTCGCGAGCACAAGAGGGTGTTGGAATCCTGGCTGGTGGAGCTGGCGATACGACTGGAATATGCGACCCCCAAACAAACGGCGGCGGCGGTGATGATCGTGATGGATGGGATGATGGTGCGCGCGCAAATGACGCGAGATGCGACGGTCAACGACGCAGGCCACGTTTTGCTGAAGAAATTCAGCCGTCATGTGCATAGGGATGAACTGCAGGAAGAGGGGGAGGCAGCGCAATTATATTTGCCTGGTTTATAA
- a CDS encoding 3-keto-disaccharide hydrolase, with protein sequence MKLNHFTSLAILLSLAACKPADEKSAAAPASTPTATAPSEADGWVSMFNGKDFTGWKSNEETPNSFSVEDGTIKVSNGRSHLFYVGPNGDAKFTSFEFKGKVKHMPGSNSGLYIHTEYQEKGWPEKGFECQVNSTSHKDPKKTGGLYAVKDVLDTAPVADDEWFDYSIKVDGKHITISINGKVTTDWTEPEGWDPATALKNMAGRKLTSGTMAIQAHDPKSVVYYKDLYIKAL encoded by the coding sequence ATGAAACTCAACCACTTCACCTCCCTGGCCATCCTTCTCAGTCTGGCCGCTTGCAAACCGGCCGATGAAAAATCCGCCGCCGCCCCCGCCTCCACTCCGACCGCCACCGCTCCTTCGGAAGCCGATGGCTGGGTCTCCATGTTCAATGGCAAGGACTTCACCGGCTGGAAATCCAATGAAGAAACGCCGAACAGCTTTTCTGTAGAAGACGGCACCATCAAGGTCAGCAATGGCCGCTCCCATCTCTTTTATGTCGGCCCAAATGGCGACGCCAAATTCACCAGCTTCGAATTCAAAGGCAAAGTGAAGCACATGCCCGGCTCCAATTCCGGCCTCTACATCCATACTGAATACCAGGAAAAAGGCTGGCCTGAAAAAGGCTTTGAATGCCAGGTCAACAGCACCTCCCACAAGGATCCGAAAAAGACCGGCGGCCTTTATGCCGTCAAGGACGTCCTCGATACTGCCCCCGTGGCCGATGACGAATGGTTCGACTACAGCATCAAAGTCGATGGCAAGCACATCACCATCAGCATCAACGGCAAAGTCACCACCGACTGGACCGAGCCAGAAGGCTGGGATCCCGCCACCGCCCTGAAAAACATGGCTGGCCGTAAACTCACCTCCGGCACCATGGCAATTCAAGCCCATGACCCGAAGAGCGTCGTATATTATAAGGACCTTTACATCAAGGCCCTCTAA
- a CDS encoding DUF6941 family protein — protein MTVQLATLCDSASDYSGKLCLLGAFDTLCAREFPVVHPHCSLVIRLMFEPLDTGRHQFIIRCMDPGGQECLPPFDPVVDVSFPSNFVPFVTRNIVLNLQRLRIERQGVYRWVLELAGNVLFTIPLRVTLFDESRSAIGPAG, from the coding sequence ATGACGGTCCAACTCGCCACCCTCTGCGATTCCGCCTCTGATTATTCAGGTAAACTCTGCCTCCTGGGTGCCTTCGATACCCTTTGTGCACGCGAGTTTCCTGTCGTCCACCCCCACTGTTCCCTCGTCATCCGGCTCATGTTTGAGCCGTTGGACACAGGTCGGCATCAGTTCATCATCCGCTGCATGGATCCAGGCGGTCAGGAATGCCTGCCGCCTTTTGATCCTGTCGTGGACGTCAGCTTCCCTTCCAATTTTGTTCCTTTTGTCACGCGCAATATCGTCCTGAATCTCCAACGCTTGCGTATCGAGCGTCAGGGCGTTTATCGCTGGGTCCTAGAACTCGCTGGCAATGTCCTCTTCACGATCCCTCTGCGCGTGACCCTTTTTGATGAATCCCGCTCCGCCATCGGACCAGCGGGTTAG
- a CDS encoding Hsp33 family molecular chaperone HslO, with protein sequence MSQMLSPDLSSTEIRCYFVRKRNCLLVRGRFSPIYMDYYLHLMQHGIKHTDRLDGMLKDSLTGIALHLASRPHDEVCAWTINLSDPLLNIFVTGATVPGRVTGRLFTEDVKDTGKSLFIAQTTRGQQQPRQSMIEFQGTDVLSAVEQFYTQSEQRLTRIFRLDDEDFVQISAEPDADEEWLAGLTDADILTLDQAEHLTLLETRTYVFDCGCTADRMFPMLSRLSEEDLDFIFEDGSATITCPRCAAIFHAPKSDFVEWKARQPA encoded by the coding sequence ATGAGCCAGATGCTCAGCCCAGATCTTTCCTCCACCGAAATCCGCTGCTACTTTGTGCGGAAGCGGAACTGCCTTCTCGTACGTGGCCGCTTCAGCCCCATTTACATGGATTATTACCTGCATCTCATGCAGCACGGCATCAAGCATACGGACCGCCTGGACGGCATGCTCAAGGATAGCCTCACGGGCATCGCGCTCCATCTGGCTTCGCGCCCGCATGACGAAGTCTGCGCCTGGACCATCAACCTCAGCGACCCTCTGCTAAACATCTTCGTCACCGGTGCCACCGTTCCCGGACGCGTCACCGGCCGCCTTTTCACAGAGGATGTCAAAGACACAGGCAAATCCCTCTTCATCGCTCAAACCACCCGCGGCCAGCAGCAGCCACGTCAGAGCATGATCGAATTTCAAGGCACCGATGTCCTCTCCGCCGTCGAGCAATTTTATACCCAGAGCGAGCAACGCCTGACCCGCATCTTCCGCCTGGATGATGAGGACTTCGTCCAAATTTCCGCCGAGCCTGATGCCGATGAAGAATGGCTGGCTGGCCTCACCGATGCCGACATCCTCACCCTGGACCAGGCGGAGCACCTCACGCTCCTGGAGACCCGCACCTACGTCTTTGACTGCGGCTGCACAGCCGACCGCATGTTCCCCATGCTCTCCCGCCTCAGTGAGGAGGATCTGGACTTCATTTTCGAAGACGGTTCCGCCACCATCACCTGCCCTCGCTGCGCAGCTATTTTCCATGCGCCGAAGTCTGATTTCGTCGAATGGAAAGCACGCCAGCCCGCCTGA
- a CDS encoding HesB/IscA family protein has translation MTATAAPQAAPNYKLGNEKLIKVLPNAARKLTGLLTKQGRAENGALRVAVVGGGCSGLQYKMDLVDGPANRDIMVISGDVRVVIDPKSALFVSGSELDFSDDLQQGGFKVTNPNAIVTCSCGESFAA, from the coding sequence ATGACCGCGACCGCCGCCCCCCAAGCCGCCCCTAACTACAAGCTCGGCAACGAAAAGCTCATCAAGGTGCTGCCCAACGCCGCACGCAAGCTGACCGGCCTGCTCACCAAACAGGGCCGCGCAGAAAACGGTGCCCTGCGCGTGGCCGTCGTCGGTGGCGGCTGCTCGGGTCTTCAATACAAAATGGACCTCGTGGACGGCCCCGCCAATCGTGACATCATGGTCATTTCCGGAGACGTGCGCGTCGTCATTGATCCCAAAAGCGCCCTCTTCGTCAGCGGCTCCGAACTCGATTTCAGCGACGACCTCCAGCAGGGCGGATTTAAGGTCACCAATCCCAACGCCATCGTTACCTGCTCCTGCGGCGAAAGTTTCGCAGCCTGA
- a CDS encoding riboflavin synthase — protein MFTGLIECTGSVLALESRGESAHLVLSVGPLASELTQGESVSVNGCCLTVTEWDVSAQTASFDLLMQTLKVTSLGDLQPGSLVNLERAMSMNARFGGHFVQGHVDATVRILDWSTHGQDHRLEVELAPEHAGLVIPKGSICLDGISLTAAEVTPNSVVCWIIPHTHQVTSLHTKSAGMRLNVEFDLLGKYVRNLMQAHTGN, from the coding sequence ATGTTCACCGGCCTCATCGAATGCACTGGCAGCGTCCTTGCCCTGGAATCTCGCGGCGAAAGCGCACATCTTGTTCTCAGTGTCGGCCCCCTCGCATCTGAGCTGACCCAGGGTGAAAGCGTCTCCGTCAATGGCTGCTGCCTCACCGTCACAGAGTGGGACGTCTCAGCACAAACCGCCTCCTTTGACCTGCTCATGCAGACTCTGAAAGTCACCAGCCTGGGGGATCTGCAGCCCGGCAGCCTCGTCAATCTGGAGCGCGCCATGAGCATGAACGCCCGCTTTGGCGGCCACTTTGTCCAAGGCCATGTGGATGCCACCGTGCGTATCCTGGACTGGAGCACCCACGGCCAGGATCACCGTCTTGAGGTGGAACTGGCGCCCGAGCACGCCGGCCTGGTGATTCCCAAAGGCTCCATTTGCCTGGACGGCATTTCTCTCACGGCGGCCGAAGTGACTCCAAACAGCGTCGTCTGCTGGATCATTCCTCACACCCATCAAGTGACCAGCCTGCATACCAAATCAGCAGGTATGCGCCTGAATGTCGAGTTTGACCTCCTGGGCAAATACGTACGCAACCTTATGCAGGCGCACACTGGAAACTGA
- a CDS encoding thymidylate synthase → MIEYHRLLQKVLTHGSYREDRTGTGAYSVFGEQSRYDLSVGFPLVTTKKLHLRSIIHELLWFLQGDTNIRYLQENKVSIWDEWADENGDLGPVYGAQWRRWQGAPGAEPLDQIIKLVEGIRKNPYSRRHIVSAWNVAVVDQMALPPCHCLFQFFVDKGKLSCQLYQRSADLFLGVPFNIASYALLTLMVAQVCDLQPGEFVHTFGDLHLYANHLEQARLQLTREPRPLPVMKLNPEVKDLFAFRYEDFTLEGYDPHPAIKAAIAV, encoded by the coding sequence ATGATCGAATACCATCGCCTGCTCCAGAAAGTGCTCACCCACGGTAGCTACCGTGAAGACCGCACTGGCACAGGCGCGTATTCCGTTTTTGGCGAGCAGAGCCGTTACGACCTCAGCGTCGGTTTCCCCCTCGTCACCACTAAAAAACTGCACCTCCGCAGCATCATTCACGAGCTCCTTTGGTTCCTCCAGGGGGATACCAACATCCGTTACCTTCAGGAAAACAAAGTCAGCATCTGGGACGAATGGGCCGATGAAAACGGCGACCTCGGTCCCGTCTATGGAGCCCAATGGCGGCGCTGGCAGGGTGCCCCCGGTGCTGAGCCCCTGGATCAGATCATTAAGCTCGTCGAAGGCATCCGCAAAAACCCTTACAGCCGCCGTCACATCGTCAGCGCCTGGAACGTCGCCGTGGTGGATCAGATGGCCCTCCCGCCCTGCCATTGCCTGTTTCAATTCTTCGTAGATAAGGGCAAACTGAGCTGCCAGCTCTACCAACGCAGCGCCGATCTCTTCCTTGGCGTCCCCTTCAACATCGCCAGTTACGCCCTGCTCACTCTCATGGTCGCCCAAGTATGCGACCTCCAGCCCGGCGAATTCGTCCACACCTTTGGTGACCTCCACCTCTACGCCAATCACCTGGAACAGGCCCGCCTCCAGCTCACCCGCGAGCCTCGTCCCCTGCCCGTGATGAAGCTGAATCCAGAGGTCAAAGACCTCTTCGCCTTTCGCTACGAGGACTTCACCCTCGAAGGCTACGATCCCCACCCGGCGATTAAAGCCGCCATCGCGGTCTAA